The sequence TTCCTTGGTCGTGGTCAACACCACGGTTCGCCCTTGCAAATCGACCTCTTGGGCGAGCTTCAGCCCTTTCAGATCGGGGTGGCCGAACAGCTCCTTGAGCATGCGGACAACGTATTCGTAGCTGTGGTCGTCGTCGTTCCAGAGAACCACGTGATAGCGCGGCTGCCGCTTGGACTTTTGCTTGTCCTCGGGCTTGGGCTGCTGTTTGACTTCGTCGACCGTTTCAGGTTCGGCAACCTGGGCAGCTTCGCTCATGGCAGTTGGTTTTCCTGTCGACTACCGAGGTTCGCCCAGGGACGGCTGCATGGGGGCGCGTGGCGAACGAATGGTCCAAACCGGCTGAGAACATTATATTACAGCCCATCGCCGCGGCCTACTGCTGGCATTGATTGCCAGGAAAAACGCCGAAAGCCTTATCACGCCACTCAGGACGACCCACGCCACGACTATGCCAGC comes from Planctomycetota bacterium and encodes:
- a CDS encoding ATP-dependent Clp protease adaptor ClpS gives rise to the protein MSEAAQVAEPETVDEVKQQPKPEDKQKSKRQPRYHVVLWNDDDHSYEYVVRMLKELFGHPDLKGLKLAQEVDLQGRTVVLTTTKEHAELKRDQIHAYGKDALIASSKGSMSSSIEPES